From a single Candoia aspera isolate rCanAsp1 chromosome 2, rCanAsp1.hap2, whole genome shotgun sequence genomic region:
- the FAF2 gene encoding FAS-associated factor 2: protein MAAPDERELSAEQTEKLLQFQDLTGIESMDQCRHTLEQHNWNIEAAVQDRLNEQEGVPSVFNPPPSRPLQVNTADHRIYSYVVSRPQPRGLLGWGYYLIMLPFRFTYYTLLDIFRFALRFIRPDPRSRVTDPVGDIVSFIHMFEEKYGRIHPVFYQGTYSQALNDAKRELRFLLVYLHGDDHQDTDEFCRNTLCAPEVISLINTRMLFWACSTNKPEGYRVSQALRENTYPFLATIMLKDRRMTVVGRLEGLIQPDDLVNQLTFIMDSNQTYLVSERLEREERNQTQVLRQQQDEAYLASLRADQEKERKKKEEREKKRRKEEEVQQQKLAEERRRQTLQEEKERKSECLPPEPHPDDPESVKIIFKMPNDSRVERRFHFTQSLTVIHDFLFSLKESPEKFQIEANFPRRVLPCLPTEEWPNPPTLQEAGLSHTEVLFVQDLTDD, encoded by the exons GATCTGACTGGCATAGAGTCCATGGACCAATGTCGTCATACACTGGAGCAACACAACTGGAACATAGAG GCAGCTGTTCAAGACCGATTAAATGAACAAGAGGGAGTCCCAAGTGTCTTCAACCCACCACCTTCTCGGCCACTGCAGGTCAACACTGCAGATCACAGAATCTACAGCTATGTTGTTTCAAGGCCACAGCCAAGG GGTTTATTAGGTTGGGGTTACTATTTGATAATGCTTCCATTCCGATTTACATATTACACATTACTTGATATATTTAG GTTTGCTTTGCGTTTTATCCGTCCTGATCCTCGTAGTCGGGTCACTGACCCAGTAGGTGACATTGTTTCATTTATTCATATGTTTGAAGAAAAATATGGGAGAATACATCCTGTTTTCTACCAGGGAACATACAGCCAG GCGCTGAATGATGCCAAGAGGGAGTTGCGCTTTCTCCTTGTTTACCTGCATGGTGATGATCATCAAGATACTGATGAATTCTGTCG CAATACACTCTGTGCCCCCGAAGTGATTTCCCTCATAAACACCAGAATGCTCTTCTGGGCATGTTCTACCAATAAACCAGAAGGATATAGAG TGTCTCAGGCTTTACGTGAGAACACCTACCCTTTCTTGGCAACGATCATGCTGAAAGATCGTAGAATGACTGTGGTTGGAAGGTTAGAAGGACTTATCCAACCCGATGACCTCGTTAACCAGTTGACGTTCATTATGGATTCCAATCAGACATACCTGGTGTCTGAGCGCTTGGAAAG AGAAGAACGAAACCAAACTCAGGTCCTGAGGCAGCAACAGGATGAGGCGTATCTAGCTTCTTTACGGGCAGATCAGGAGAAAGAAcgcaagaaaaaggaagagcgagagaagaagaggagaaaggaggaggaggtgcaaCAGCAGAAGCTGGCAGAGGAGAGAAGGCGGCAG ACTTTGCAAGAGGAGAAGGAACGGAAATCTGAATGCCTTCCTCCAGAGCCACATCCTGATGACCCTGAAAGTGTTAAGATCATCTTCAAGATGCCCAATGACTCCAGGGTGGAAAGGCGCTTTCACTTTACACAGTCTTTAACT GTGATCCATGATTTCCTATTCTCTTTGAAAGAGAGCCCAGAAAAGTTCCAGATTGAGGCCAATTTTCCCCGCCGTGTCCTGCCCTGCCTTCCTACAGAAGAATGGCCTAATCCACCCACGCTGCAGGAAGCTGGACTCAGCCACACGGAAGTTCTCTTTGTGCAAGACCTTACGGACGATTGA